The Lathyrus oleraceus cultivar Zhongwan6 chromosome 5, CAAS_Psat_ZW6_1.0, whole genome shotgun sequence genome includes the window CAGCATCATCATCTGTGCCCTCATCAGGACTGGCATCTGCTTCTCCCTCTTCACCTTGTCTCTCAGCTCCTTCTGCAGCAACAACAGCTTCACCAAGCACATCACCTTCAGTCATCTCCAACTTGCTAATTAATTTTTCCAAGttcagcttccttgcctctaACTCCTTGCAAGTTTCTTTGAGCATTGCAATGACAGCAGCTTTACCTGGTTGATTGCTTACACGTGATGTCTCACCTGTTATCATGACAATGTCAGGAACATGGGTACCTAGGAACAGCTTATGATTGAAGGACAAAGGGTTGTCTCTTTTCTTCACAGAATCATTCTCTGTTAAGATGTTTGGAAACTGATTCAAAACAATACCACAAATGAgagaaggaaaggctataggccccttcacactgaagcttcCTGCATGCTTCAAAGTTTGATCAAAAATATAGGATCCATAGTCAAATTTggctttggttccaacagcataTATAAACTTTCCAAGCATTACAGCAACTGTAGATTTATGATTGGTGGGCACCTAGTTAGCAGCTCCAATCTTGTGCAGCATTGTATACTTGACACTCAGTTTGCTGGCCACCAACTTTCCTTTGAGAGGCCACTTCCTGACTTGattagcagtgatgacttgacagattttattgtcagtcacctcaagctcaggttgagctACATCAGGCCTTCCCAAATACTTGTTGATCACTGAGGGAGAGAAATTTacacacttgcctcgcacataCACTTTCTTGAATTCCTTAGACTTCCCATCAGCACATTCTTCAGACACATTAACAATAAATTCCTTTGCCAACATCTCATAGCACTTTGAGAACTGAGTCACAGTCTTCATTAAACCAGCCTCTTGAATAAGATCCATAATATCCTTACATTCCAGGACATTCTGAGCTAATTCCCTTTCCAAAGCCAGCCTCTTCTGATAAACATATTTCCACCTGTTTACACTTGAAGCAAAATGAAAAGATATGTTGTCAATtggtacctcagggacactagctgcaagcttgctagtggttg containing:
- the LOC127079171 gene encoding uncharacterized protein LOC127079171, translated to MYDSSSSEPCNPNREDPVADSANTSHARRPKETVSGFSSAIALEERTREGSGYVHNAIATMVTAILSGNHKVLGVSIPLNTIEPDSVAYQENTESLGKNVSDDVEQTDAHKESNVDKPLDNVDGEEVRVTHDVSDNPNCEAETVDLEWKYVYQKRLALERELAQNVLECKDIMDLIQEAGLMKTVTQFSKCYEMLAKEFIVNVSEECADGKSKEFKKVYVRGKCVNFSPSVINKYLGRPDVAQPELEVPTNHKSTVAVMLGKFIYAVGTKAKFDYGSYIFDQTLKHAGSFSVKGPIAFPSLICGIVLNQFPNILTENDSVKKRDNPLSFNHKLFLGTHVPDIVMITGETSRVSNQPGKAAVIAMLKETCKELEARKLNLEKLISKLEMTEGDVLGEAVVAAEGAERQGEEGEADASPDEGTDDDADSESDD